The Bos indicus x Bos taurus breed Angus x Brahman F1 hybrid chromosome 15, Bos_hybrid_MaternalHap_v2.0, whole genome shotgun sequence genome includes a window with the following:
- the RBMXL2 gene encoding RNA-binding motif protein, X-linked-like-2, with protein sequence MVEADRPGKLFIGGLNLETDEKSLEATFGKYGRISEVLLMKDRETNKSRGFAFITFESPADAKAAVRDMNGKSLDGKAIKVAQATKPAFESGRRGPPLSRSRGRSRGLRGARGGGPRRPPSRGGPADDGGYAGDFDLRPSRAPLPMKRGPPPPRRAGPPPKRAAPSGPARSGGGGGMRGRAPAARGRDGYEGPPRRDPPPPRRDPYLGSREGGYSPRDGYSSRDYSSARDARDFAPSPREYTYRDYGHSSARDECPSRGYGDRDGYGGRDRDYADHPSGGSYRDTFESYGDPRSAAPARGPPPSYGGGGGRYEEYRGCSPDAYGGGRDGYAGGRSERYSGGRDRVGRADRGLPQSVERGCPPPRESYSRSGRKVPRGGGRLGSRSERGGGGGRSRY encoded by the coding sequence ATGGTGGAAGCGGATCGCCCGGGGAAGCTCTTCATTGGAGGACTCAACCTCGAAACTGACGAGAAATCCCTCGAGGCTACGTTTGGCAAGTATGGCCGCATTTCCGAGGTGCTGTTGATGAAAGATCGAGAAACCAACAAGTCCAGGGGCTTCGCGTTCATCACCTTCGAAAGTCCGGCAGACGCGAAGGCCGCCGTGAGAGACATGAACGGCAAGTCCCTGGATGGTAAGGCCATCAAGGTGGCCCAGGCCACCAAACCGGCTTTCGAGAGCGGCCGGCGGGGCCCACCCCTGTCCCGCAGCCGGGGCCGCTCGAGGGGCCTGCGCGGGGCCCGCGGCGGCGGTCCGCGGCGCCCCCCGTCCCGCGGAGGGCCTGCGGATGATGGCGGCTACGCGGGCGACTTCGACCTGCGGCCCTCCCGGGCCCCGCTACCCATGAAGCGCGGGCCGCCACCACCGCGGAGGGCCGGCCCGCCCCCCAAGAGGGCCGCGCCGTCGGGCCCTGCGCGCAGCGGCGGCGGTGGTGGAATGCGCGGGCGGGCTCCGGCCGCGCGAGGTCGAGACGGCTATGAGGGCCCGCCGCGCCGAGATCCGCCGCCCCCGCGCCGGGATCCCTACCTGGGTTCCCGGGAGGGGGGCTACTCTCCCCGAGATGGCTACTCCAGCCGCGACTACTCGAGCGCCCGCGACGCCCGGGATTTTGCCCCCTCGCCCAGAGAGTATACCTACCGCGACTACGGCCACTCCAGCGCCCGGGATGAGTGTCCCTCGAGAGGCTACGGCGACCGAGACGGCTACGGGGGGCGCGACCGCGACTACGCGGATCACCCTAGCGGAGGCTCCTACCGAGATACCTTCGAGAGCTACGGGGACCCGCGCAGCGCCGCCCCCGCGCGTGGGCCCCCTCCATCTTAtggtggcggcggcggccgctATGAGGAGTACCGCGGCTGCTCGCCCGACGCCTATGGCGGCGGCCGCGACGGTTATGCTGGGGGCCGGAGCGAGCGCTACTCGGGGGGCCGCGACCGGGTAGGCAGAGCGGATCGCGGGCTGCCGCAGTCCGTGGAGAGGGGGTGTCCGCCCCCGCGCGAGTCTTACAGCCGGTCGGGCCGCAAGGTCCCCCGAGGCGGAGGCCGCCTGGGGAGCCGCtcggagagaggaggaggaggaggccggaGCAGATACTAA